Proteins encoded together in one Synechococcus sp. BL107 window:
- a CDS encoding ribonuclease catalytic domain-containing protein, translated as MKASVKANDIVAVVLKGVPLIGRLLSLKGSKAVISFGGQRRDQDLPLRELVAVGHVSDQPLPTPDELSELMPDRKTAAEAWSILAADAEAMQQNQALLELTDLLKANVDTPDIAATWAWLHGDQPWFRWRRDQSISVVPLDEIQRKRKLQKQQRLAEDHSQQQIAVLAPSSPLTPEQLETLDPEWRKRLECLVDRARDDASNLKDDPDVAHWAQVFSLSPDQGSLRQWCIQRGLLDPHQPRALHGSVWSGTFAMELEHEAQRLISSAAQPHPGDDDRLDLCHLATYTLDDAGTREIDDAVSLDVQNGEVWIWVHIADPARLISPGSPLDQEARRRATSLYLADGVLPMLPLGLAAGPLSLRAGQRTAAISVSVRLDSAGAIAERRIARSWVQPRYGLTYADGDELIELAPPGDETLADLSQLMQLRSRWRRQQGALMFDRMEGRFRRSDGALFLQLVEPSPARLMVSEAMLLMGAVVAEFGCQHELALPFRSQPPAELPSQTELDQLPEGPARDAAIKRCLSRGVQGTQPMAHFSLGLSAYVQATSPIRRYADLASHRQIIAQLENTTPLSEPEMGELIDDLDDPLRQSIQISREDQRHWQQVWFSQYRDQRWDAEFLRFLRPQDGLALVHLADLAMDVVGRVDQGNPNPGDRMTMTVKLADPDRGELQLQLT; from the coding sequence GTGAAAGCCTCAGTTAAGGCCAACGACATTGTTGCTGTTGTTTTAAAGGGTGTCCCCCTGATCGGCCGTCTTCTGTCTCTCAAGGGCAGTAAGGCGGTTATTTCTTTTGGAGGACAACGACGGGATCAGGACCTCCCACTTCGAGAGCTCGTGGCCGTCGGTCATGTGTCGGACCAACCTCTGCCGACACCTGACGAGCTTTCGGAGTTGATGCCCGATCGCAAAACGGCTGCGGAAGCTTGGTCGATTTTGGCTGCCGATGCTGAGGCAATGCAGCAGAACCAAGCTCTCCTTGAGTTAACGGATCTCCTGAAAGCCAACGTTGATACTCCTGACATAGCAGCCACTTGGGCTTGGTTGCATGGTGATCAACCCTGGTTCCGCTGGCGACGGGATCAGTCGATTTCTGTGGTGCCCTTGGACGAGATCCAACGCAAAAGGAAGCTTCAAAAACAACAGCGATTAGCGGAGGACCACAGTCAGCAGCAGATCGCAGTTCTTGCTCCATCGTCTCCACTGACCCCAGAACAGTTGGAAACGCTTGATCCTGAATGGCGCAAGCGATTGGAATGCTTGGTTGATCGAGCTCGTGATGATGCTTCGAACTTGAAGGATGATCCCGATGTGGCCCATTGGGCGCAAGTGTTTTCGCTGAGTCCTGATCAGGGCAGCCTGCGGCAGTGGTGTATTCAAAGAGGGCTTTTGGATCCGCATCAGCCCCGTGCCCTGCACGGCAGTGTCTGGTCCGGAACGTTTGCCATGGAGTTGGAGCACGAGGCCCAACGACTGATCTCGTCTGCGGCGCAACCGCATCCTGGAGACGACGACCGGCTGGACCTGTGTCATCTGGCGACCTACACCCTCGACGATGCCGGGACCCGTGAAATTGATGACGCTGTTTCCCTCGACGTTCAAAACGGTGAAGTTTGGATTTGGGTTCATATCGCTGATCCAGCACGCCTGATCAGCCCTGGTAGCCCGTTGGATCAAGAAGCCCGTCGTCGTGCCACCAGCCTTTACCTTGCCGATGGCGTACTTCCGATGCTTCCCCTCGGACTAGCCGCCGGCCCCCTAAGCCTTCGTGCCGGACAACGCACCGCGGCAATCAGCGTTTCTGTGCGGTTGGACAGTGCTGGAGCGATCGCTGAGCGTCGTATTGCGAGGAGTTGGGTGCAGCCTCGCTATGGCCTTACCTATGCGGATGGCGACGAGCTGATCGAATTGGCCCCTCCTGGTGACGAAACGTTGGCGGATTTATCCCAGTTGATGCAGCTGCGCAGTCGATGGCGTCGCCAACAAGGAGCCCTGATGTTTGATCGAATGGAAGGACGCTTTCGGCGGAGTGACGGTGCGTTATTCCTTCAATTGGTGGAACCCAGTCCGGCGCGTTTGATGGTGAGTGAAGCGATGCTGTTGATGGGTGCAGTTGTCGCGGAGTTTGGTTGTCAACATGAGTTGGCTCTGCCATTTCGAAGTCAGCCGCCCGCTGAACTTCCGTCGCAGACTGAACTCGACCAATTGCCTGAGGGGCCAGCCCGCGATGCTGCGATCAAGCGATGTTTGAGTCGTGGGGTACAGGGAACCCAGCCCATGGCGCACTTCAGCCTTGGACTGTCTGCCTATGTGCAAGCCACGTCTCCCATCCGTCGTTATGCCGACCTGGCCTCCCACCGTCAGATCATTGCTCAACTGGAGAACACCACCCCGTTAAGTGAACCTGAAATGGGTGAATTAATCGACGACTTAGACGATCCGCTCCGTCAGTCGATTCAAATCAGCCGTGAAGACCAGCGCCATTGGCAACAGGTGTGGTTTTCTCAATATCGAGATCAACGCTGGGATGCCGAGTTTCTTCGTTTTTTAAGACCGCAAGACGGCTTAGCCCTTGTCCATCTTGCTGACTTAGCCATGGATGTTGTCGGTCGCGTCGATCAAGGCAATCCGAATCCAGGAGATCGGATGACGATGACGGTGAAGCTGGCGGATCCTGACCGGGGCGAATTGCAGCTTCAGCTGACTTAA
- a CDS encoding FAD-dependent oxidoreductase, with product MIRKDVLVWGGGTGGVAAALQAARSGASTMLLTPGPWLGGMVSAAGVCAPDGHELSCWQTGMWGAFLRELHCSEPSGLDQNWVSCFGYRPQQAEDILQRWVHNEPLLQWCGDCELRNLSQRDGLIQRLEVQQGPASQQQRLFVEADIFIDGSDLGDLLALTDVPYRWGWEAKEQWDEPSAPTQHRLINEAFFKHQPVQSPTWVVMGQLKQSGPPSKPLLPSQPFEYSTAAFGLERTITYGRLPGGLVMLNWPLHGNDWHHGLHRAVSSDPLDRTELANEMKAHSASFLSALQECSDGWITPGKAFPGANPSVALMPYWRESRRLIGTTTVTENELLPVSAGARRGSIPLDDDGQCTSIAVGTYANDHHYPGEDWPLASKSCRWGGRWTGTPFCIPYGALVSETVPNLLMADKGFSVSHMANGATRLQPLILNIGQAAGLAAALSVHRSCLPTEVPVSVLQTHLLHDPTAPAAVLPLWQWPAWHPHWRTAQEQGLAAPEQVDAMGLLAPSRSVHLDQPGLNEAHIDRHEEFLKGRVSSTADGGFQFSSDDEHWPLITLEPAINAWLHQQDRPTGMVRVRVVRNPWGPWLRLIGVID from the coding sequence TTGTTAACGCCCGGGCCATGGCTTGGGGGAATGGTTAGCGCTGCTGGGGTCTGTGCACCGGATGGTCATGAACTGAGTTGCTGGCAAACGGGGATGTGGGGTGCTTTCTTGCGGGAGCTTCATTGCAGTGAACCCTCTGGGCTCGATCAAAACTGGGTGAGTTGTTTTGGCTATCGGCCCCAACAGGCCGAGGACATCCTTCAGCGATGGGTCCATAACGAGCCGTTGTTGCAGTGGTGTGGGGATTGTGAACTGCGAAACCTTTCCCAGCGAGACGGGCTGATTCAACGTCTCGAGGTTCAGCAGGGACCCGCTTCACAACAACAACGCCTCTTTGTTGAGGCAGACATTTTTATTGATGGGAGTGACCTCGGAGACCTCCTTGCCCTAACGGACGTGCCCTACCGCTGGGGATGGGAGGCCAAGGAACAGTGGGATGAGCCAAGTGCTCCAACCCAACACCGACTGATCAACGAAGCGTTCTTCAAACACCAACCTGTTCAATCCCCCACATGGGTTGTGATGGGACAGCTGAAACAATCAGGCCCTCCATCCAAACCCCTTCTGCCATCACAGCCTTTTGAATACAGCACCGCTGCCTTTGGGTTGGAGCGGACGATCACCTACGGCCGCTTGCCCGGTGGTTTGGTCATGCTCAATTGGCCACTTCACGGCAACGATTGGCATCACGGACTGCACAGGGCAGTGAGCTCTGATCCTCTGGACAGAACGGAGCTGGCCAATGAGATGAAAGCGCATAGCGCATCATTTTTATCGGCCCTTCAAGAATGTTCGGACGGTTGGATCACTCCAGGGAAGGCTTTCCCAGGGGCCAACCCCAGTGTTGCCCTGATGCCCTACTGGCGAGAAAGTCGTCGACTGATCGGGACGACCACCGTGACAGAAAACGAATTGCTACCCGTATCAGCCGGCGCCCGTCGTGGATCGATTCCCTTGGATGACGACGGTCAATGCACCAGCATTGCGGTCGGCACCTACGCCAACGACCATCACTACCCAGGGGAGGACTGGCCCCTTGCTTCCAAAAGTTGTCGATGGGGGGGGCGGTGGACCGGTACTCCCTTTTGCATCCCCTACGGCGCATTAGTCAGCGAAACCGTGCCAAATCTCTTGATGGCAGATAAAGGCTTCAGCGTGAGTCACATGGCGAATGGCGCGACGAGGTTGCAACCCTTAATTCTCAACATCGGTCAAGCAGCTGGTTTGGCAGCGGCGTTATCGGTCCATCGCTCCTGCCTACCCACTGAGGTACCGGTGAGCGTGCTTCAGACCCATCTCCTTCATGACCCGACGGCCCCAGCAGCAGTGTTGCCACTTTGGCAGTGGCCGGCATGGCATCCCCACTGGAGAACAGCTCAAGAACAAGGATTAGCCGCACCAGAGCAAGTTGATGCCATGGGTTTGTTGGCCCCATCGCGATCCGTTCACCTCGATCAACCTGGCCTGAATGAAGCCCATATTGATCGCCACGAAGAGTTCTTAAAGGGCAGGGTGTCCTCGACGGCAGACGGTGGCTTTCAGTTCAGCTCCGATGATGAACATTGGCCTCTCATCACGCTGGAGCCAGCCATCAACGCATGGCTCCACCAACAAGATCGCCCAACTGGGATGGTTCGTGTACGCGTGGTTCGGAATCCGTGGGGGCCCTGGCTTCGTTTGATTGGGGTGATTGATTAA